AGTCCAAATTGTATTGCAGTTTGGGCAAATTTGTCCAGGTTGGGTGTATGGGCGACTTCAAGCGGTGTTCTGTTTCCAAGTTCTGGCAAGGGATGGTCTGGCATCCCATCTGCTTGTAAAATCACATATTTCATGAGGAAACGATGTTAATTGTTTTTAGGGATTTATCAAGGAGTAAATATCAGGGAGTTGGGTAGGAAATTTAAATCCGGCTTGGAAAAGCTTGACTTCCAATTGCTAGACTTGTGATTAAATACGATCCGCTGATATACCCGGATACATTTATCGGGTATCCATAGAAGTCAATTGGAAACTGAAGCGATCTTAAATCGACATAACTTAAAATGGCTCAGATGAGATTGAATAATGAAAAACTGTCATATTTTACAATGCGTAAGTTTAATCACCGATGAATATTTCCTAAAAAATAATACAAAAATAGTGTATTTTAAATATGTAGACTATAACAAAGGGATATAAAAATCATGTTGAAATATATAACCTTTAGTGCTGATGAAAGACTTATCAGAAAGGCGCGGGATAGAGCAAGAAGGGGAAAAACCACATTGAACGCTTTATTTCTTGAATGGCTCAAGCGTTATGTTGGGTTTGATAAACAAAAAGTTGATTTTGACTCCCTTATGAAATCTCTCAGCTATGCTAATTCTGGTGGAGTTTTTACGCGGGATGAAATGAATGAAAGCTAAATATTTAAGAAATCCAAGATTTGACGATTATTAATCCATTTGTTTAAGACCACATACCAAAATAGCATTTTTCACGCTTAGTGTTGAGAAGTTTTTCGTTGGCAATTAAAGTATTATTGAGATAAAAGAGAAAGAAATCCTTCATGAGTAAAGAATACCTTAACCCGCCGATTATCGAAGAAGTTCAAATTGAGAAGACGTTAAACCATCTTCAGGAAAGTGGTATTGTAATTCCAAAACCTTCTGAGGTACTTGATTACCTGAGCCGTTATCCTGATATTATTGGTCTCCTTATTTCAGTCTGTGAACTAACCGTTCAGCGATTTGACTCACAAACCCGGTTGTCACTAGAACTTTACCGTGACCCTGAAATCGAAGATGAATATCTAACTTTTTACATAAGACAGCAAAAGTATGACGAGAATCTCATGAAGAGGATCGAAGGGATTCGGGCAAATTATGAAAAGATGCTCGTGGGGATGACTGGATGGTTGTTGGTGACTACGGATTTCCGCGCTCTGTAACTCCTATCTCAAAAGATAAAGGAATACATTCCCAAGAAGAGTTACTGAAGATTCGGGAGGAGTCACAGAAGCAGGCGTTACCTGAACAGAAGCGGGTTTTCTCCGTTTCAGAGAAGATTCGCCGCCGTGTCCATAATCTTCCCGATCCTAAACGGCTTCCTCTTTGGTATCACGAGCAACAAGCTATCGACGAGAATTCGAGAGAAATCTGAAGAAAAATTTTGCTTATTGCTTAGAGCAGAGACGGAAGTATAAGCTTATAAGAAATATGGGTCGAGATGGGAACTGATTTTTTATTAATTTTGTCTCAGTACCTCAGTCATTTTATGCACCTGCTTTTCTGCGTGATATGAGCTTCTTACGAGTGGGCCGGACTCTATGTGGGGTATGCCGATTATTTTTTCTCCATATTTTTTCAGGGATTCGAATTCTAGAGGGTGATAGTATCTTGATACGGGAAGGTGGTCTTTAGATGGCTGTAAGTATTGTCCGACTGTTACAATGTCGCAACCAGCACTTTTCAAGTCTCTGAGCGTTTCAATAACTTCTTCTATTTCCTCGCCTAGGCCAAGCATTATTCCTGACTTTGTTAAGATACCGTCATGCCCATGATGCTTGCTTTCTTCTAAAATTCTTAGTGACCATTCGTATTTTGCCTGCGGTCTCACAGCTCTATTTTTTCCTGTAGTTGTTCTTTGGGGCAGGTAATAGAGTCTCGGCACTGTTTCAATGTTGTGATTTAGCACATCGGGCGCTGATCCTAGAACTTCTTTAAGTGCTTCTAGATCCCCTTTGAAATCCGGTATGAGGACCTCGATTTTTATTCCAGAGTTGTATTGTCTTACTTTTTTTATTGTTTCGGCAAATATACATGCACTCTCATAATTTTTATCATCCCTGTTAACCGATGTGATTACTATATGGTTAATGTAAGCGCTATTTTCTATAAGTTTACTAACTGCTTCTGCAACCCTTTGTGGTTCTTCCCAGTCCAGTTCTTCACCTTTTCCCGTTTTTACATGGCAAAACCCACAGCTCCTTGTACATGTATCCCCAAGAATCATAAATGTAAGAGTGCCTGCTCCCCAGCATTCACCAATGTTTGGACACTTGGCCTCTTCACAGACGGTGTTAAGGTTGAGGTTCCTAATGAGTGCTTTGAGGTGTTTGTAATTGGTGGAGTTTGGAATCCTAGCCTTAATCCAGCTTGGTTTTTGTGAGATTTGATTCATATCTAATAATAGGATAAAAGTATTTACGCATTTATCAATATTACGACTTTTTCGGATTTGAGGAGGTTAAATATATTTAGTCCAGGTTTCTTTAATCTTCGTAGGTTAGGATTTAATTGTTCATATCTTCCGTTGCTGTTTCAGTTGAGCGACCGCTAATAGTTGGTCCTCCAAATATAGATGAGGTGGATTCTGTCCGATTTGCCTCGAGTTCATTGATTCTTCTTTGCTGCTCTTTTATTCGAGATTTTAACGAGCCGGAGTGGAATGCACCCCACAATACTGAGAAGAGGACCCCTACAATAAATGTGACAAGGATGATTACTATATTTGTAGTAAGGTAGG
The Thermodesulfobacteriota bacterium DNA segment above includes these coding regions:
- the lipA gene encoding lipoyl synthase, with the protein product MNQISQKPSWIKARIPNSTNYKHLKALIRNLNLNTVCEEAKCPNIGECWGAGTLTFMILGDTCTRSCGFCHVKTGKGEELDWEEPQRVAEAVSKLIENSAYINHIVITSVNRDDKNYESACIFAETIKKVRQYNSGIKIEVLIPDFKGDLEALKEVLGSAPDVLNHNIETVPRLYYLPQRTTTGKNRAVRPQAKYEWSLRILEESKHHGHDGILTKSGIMLGLGEEIEEVIETLRDLKSAGCDIVTVGQYLQPSKDHLPVSRYYHPLEFESLKKYGEKIIGIPHIESGPLVRSSYHAEKQVHKMTEVLRQN
- a CDS encoding LapA family protein, with translation MKFIKIILLAVFVVLVIVLFVQNQEVFTHDFELKFDIKFYKIGPYLTTNIVIILVTFIVGVLFSVLWGAFHSGSLKSRIKEQQRRINELEANRTESTSSIFGGPTISGRSTETATEDMNN